In Deltaproteobacteria bacterium, a single genomic region encodes these proteins:
- a CDS encoding MFS transporter codes for MRDRRLLFAATFLRALVTGMLGVLLGIYLAQRGFNPAEVGLVVGVGLSGAAAATFVATWWGDRVGRRRMLIGVATLGACGAVGVTLASEIAVVLAAAFLGMLNGMGRDRGAAVMIEQAILPATTTDAQRTRAFAWYNVLQDIGHALGGILAGLPTWLQSGWLVAPLPSMQTVLAIYAAVMVAVALLYVGLSPAVEAAQGQGATRIAPATRRVLWRLSLLFALDAVAGGFLTSALLAFFFYERFGVSAGALGLLFFGARVANAFSHFGAAWLARRIGLVNTMVFTHVPSSLLLVTVPFAPTFTVAALLFLLREGLVEMDVPTRQSYVMAVVRANERTLASGVTNLVRVAGWAVAPAFAGVLMHGGSLAVPLYIAAGMKIAYDALLYGAFRYVKPPEEVEAGMSA; via the coding sequence ATGCGTGATCGGCGATTGCTGTTCGCGGCGACCTTCTTGCGCGCGTTGGTGACCGGCATGCTGGGCGTGCTGCTGGGCATCTATCTGGCGCAACGCGGTTTCAATCCTGCTGAAGTTGGCCTCGTGGTCGGTGTCGGGCTCAGTGGCGCGGCGGCCGCGACGTTTGTGGCGACCTGGTGGGGCGATCGGGTTGGGCGGCGGCGGATGCTGATCGGCGTCGCGACGCTTGGCGCGTGTGGCGCCGTCGGGGTGACGCTCGCATCGGAGATCGCCGTGGTGCTGGCGGCGGCGTTTCTCGGCATGCTGAACGGGATGGGACGCGACCGTGGTGCGGCGGTCATGATCGAGCAGGCGATACTGCCGGCAACCACGACCGACGCGCAGCGCACGCGCGCGTTTGCCTGGTACAACGTGCTGCAAGACATCGGACATGCGCTGGGCGGCATCCTCGCCGGGCTGCCGACGTGGCTGCAGAGCGGTTGGTTGGTGGCGCCGCTGCCCTCGATGCAAACGGTGTTGGCGATCTATGCCGCGGTCATGGTGGCGGTCGCGTTGCTGTATGTGGGGCTGTCGCCGGCAGTCGAAGCGGCGCAGGGGCAAGGCGCGACGCGCATCGCGCCTGCCACGCGTCGCGTGCTGTGGCGGCTCTCTCTGCTGTTCGCGCTCGATGCCGTAGCCGGTGGGTTTCTGACCTCGGCGCTGTTGGCGTTTTTCTTCTACGAACGATTCGGCGTGAGTGCAGGCGCACTCGGGCTGTTGTTCTTCGGGGCGCGAGTCGCCAACGCGTTCTCGCACTTCGGTGCGGCGTGGTTGGCGCGCCGCATCGGGTTGGTGAACACGATGGTCTTCACGCACGTGCCGTCGAGTCTGTTGCTGGTCACCGTGCCGTTCGCGCCGACTTTCACCGTGGCGGCGCTGCTGTTTCTGCTGCGCGAGGGTTTGGTCGAAATGGACGTACCGACGCGACAGTCGTACGTGATGGCGGTGGTGCGCGCGAACGAGCGCACGCTGGCGTCCGGGGTGACGAACCTGGTGCGTGTCGCGGGCTGGGCCGTGGCGCCGGCCTTCGCGGGGGTGTTGATGCACGGCGGATCACTGGCGGTGCCGCTGTACATCGCTGCGGGGATGAAGATCGCATACGACGCGCTGCTCTATGGCGCCTTCCGCTACGTGAAGCCGCCGGAAGAGGTCGAGGCAGGGATGAGTGCATGA
- a CDS encoding DUF4301 family protein, with amino-acid sequence MADRDFTEQDLVQLARRGVKIDEARRQLELLRHPPPFIRLDRPCTAGDGIHVLSAADEQAAVRQYADACGSGRVLKFVPASGAASRMFRTLLSARDRGGEVRRAETAARAATGDAAAQEMLAFMDGLTRFAFCEDLRRAMTRDGLDLDALDRAGWFDGILEYLLTPKGLDYAARPKGLLQFHRYGSDSRTPFEEHLVEAAAYARDRDGRCRLHFTVSPQHRSGFVQLLERIAPVYERVHNAHFEVDFSAQKDSTDTIAAEIDGRPFRTIDGQLLFRPGGHGALIQNLNDLHGDVIFIKNIDNVVPDHLKADTIHWKQVLGGYLVMMQQRIFAQRAALAADARKPDAFDAAMRLLKELHVSVPPTLAASGGAALRAFLIEQLDRPLRVCGMVRNTGEPGGGPFWVRDRRGQVSVQIVESAQVDPDSLEQQAIFSESTYFNPVDLVCGVRDWQGRPFDLTRCVDADAVFIARKSQDGRELKALELPGLWNGAMAQWTAIFVEVPITTFNPVKTVNDLLRSEHQPV; translated from the coding sequence ATGGCAGATCGTGACTTCACAGAGCAAGATCTCGTTCAGCTGGCGCGGCGTGGCGTGAAGATTGACGAAGCGCGACGGCAGCTCGAACTGTTGCGGCACCCTCCACCGTTCATACGTCTCGATCGGCCGTGTACCGCTGGCGACGGGATTCATGTGCTATCCGCTGCTGATGAGCAGGCTGCCGTGCGGCAGTACGCCGATGCCTGCGGCAGCGGGCGGGTCCTGAAATTCGTACCCGCATCGGGTGCGGCCAGCCGCATGTTCAGAACGCTGCTGTCGGCGCGCGATCGCGGCGGCGAGGTTCGCCGCGCTGAGACCGCGGCGCGGGCTGCGACGGGTGACGCTGCCGCGCAGGAGATGCTGGCCTTCATGGACGGCCTGACGCGTTTCGCATTTTGCGAGGACCTGCGCCGAGCGATGACGCGCGATGGGTTGGACCTCGACGCGCTCGATCGGGCCGGGTGGTTCGACGGGATTCTCGAGTATCTGCTGACACCAAAGGGCCTCGACTACGCGGCGCGACCGAAGGGCCTGCTGCAGTTCCACCGTTACGGGTCTGATAGTCGCACGCCGTTCGAAGAGCATCTGGTCGAGGCCGCGGCCTATGCTCGCGACCGTGACGGCCGTTGCCGGCTGCACTTTACCGTGTCACCTCAGCACCGCTCGGGATTCGTGCAACTGCTTGAACGCATCGCGCCGGTCTACGAGCGCGTCCATAACGCCCACTTCGAGGTCGACTTCTCAGCGCAGAAGGATTCCACCGATACGATCGCGGCGGAGATCGACGGCCGCCCATTTCGCACGATCGATGGTCAGCTCCTGTTTCGCCCGGGCGGTCATGGTGCACTGATCCAGAATCTCAACGACCTGCACGGCGATGTGATCTTCATCAAGAACATCGACAATGTCGTGCCCGATCACCTCAAGGCTGACACGATTCACTGGAAGCAAGTGCTCGGTGGCTACCTGGTGATGATGCAGCAGCGCATCTTCGCGCAGCGTGCCGCCTTGGCGGCCGACGCGAGGAAACCCGATGCGTTCGACGCCGCGATGCGTTTACTGAAGGAGCTGCACGTCTCGGTGCCGCCGACGCTCGCGGCTAGCGGTGGTGCGGCGTTGCGCGCCTTCCTGATTGAGCAACTCGACCGCCCGCTGCGGGTGTGCGGCATGGTGCGCAACACCGGCGAACCTGGCGGCGGCCCTTTTTGGGTGCGCGACCGGCGCGGGCAAGTCAGCGTGCAGATCGTCGAGAGCGCGCAGGTTGATCCCGACTCACTCGAACAACAGGCGATCTTCAGCGAGTCGACCTACTTCAACCCCGTCGACCTGGTGTGCGGCGTGCGCGACTGGCAGGGCCGGCCGTTCGACCTCACGCGTTGCGTCGACGCTGACGCGGTGTTCATCGCGCGCAAGTCGCAAGATGGCCGCGAGCTCAAGGCGTTGGAGCTGCCAGGATTGTGGAACGGGGCGATGGCCCAGTGGACGGCGATCTTCGTCGAGGTTCCGATCACTACCTTCAACCCGGTCAAAACAGTGAATGACCTTTTGCGCTCCGAGCATCAGCCGGTCTAA
- the rfbC gene encoding dTDP-4-dehydrorhamnose 3,5-epimerase yields MRFVRSELPEVVIVEPDVFRDDRGFFLETYHEGKYREGGIPGPFVQDNHSRSTRGILRGMHAQERHPQGKLVRVLQGEIFDVAVDIRRGSPRFRRWVGIALSADNFRQVYVPPGFAHGFCVLSEIAEVEYKCTDLYDPSDELRLLWNDPDIAIEWPIAEPLVSPKDAAGQRLADLMDRLPVYSERG; encoded by the coding sequence ATGCGATTCGTGCGCAGCGAGCTGCCAGAGGTCGTCATCGTCGAGCCGGATGTCTTTCGCGACGATCGCGGATTCTTTCTCGAAACCTATCACGAGGGGAAGTATCGCGAGGGCGGCATCCCCGGTCCGTTCGTGCAAGACAATCACTCGCGCTCGACCCGCGGCATCTTGCGCGGGATGCATGCGCAGGAGCGGCATCCGCAAGGCAAGCTGGTGCGAGTGCTACAAGGCGAGATCTTCGATGTCGCGGTGGACATCCGTCGCGGGTCGCCGCGCTTCCGCCGCTGGGTCGGCATCGCTCTCTCGGCTGACAACTTCCGCCAGGTCTACGTCCCGCCAGGATTCGCTCACGGCTTCTGTGTGCTCAGCGAGATCGCCGAGGTCGAGTACAAATGCACCGACCTCTACGATCCATCCGATGAACTCCGCCTGCTGTGGAACGATCCAGACATTGCGATCGAGTGGCCCATCGCCGAACCGCTCGTATCACCGAAGGACGCGGCGGGTCAGCGGCTGGCTGATCTGATGGATCGGTTGCCGGTTTACTCGGAACGCGGGTAA
- a CDS encoding nuclear transport factor 2 family protein, with product MDAGEQTGLGVGPGAGDVMVAGTTRQAALRELIDRAAIHDILLRYARGVDARELESVAALFVAGAAYSGRLGIGTIETALARLRISLGRFQRTMHVVDHQLIEINGDRADSETYATAYHRPIGSAPTDFTVGVRYLDALARRGGAWLITRRVVEMEWQRHAPVNTVSEQHSETFS from the coding sequence GTGGATGCGGGCGAGCAAACCGGCCTAGGCGTCGGCCCTGGTGCCGGCGATGTGATGGTGGCGGGCACAACACGCCAAGCGGCGCTGCGTGAACTCATTGATCGTGCGGCTATTCACGATATCCTCCTGCGCTATGCGCGTGGTGTCGATGCGCGGGAGTTGGAGAGCGTCGCTGCGTTGTTCGTTGCCGGCGCTGCATACAGCGGTCGGCTAGGCATCGGCACAATCGAGACCGCGCTAGCTCGTTTGCGGATTAGCCTCGGTCGTTTTCAGCGTACGATGCACGTTGTCGATCATCAACTCATCGAGATCAATGGTGACCGAGCCGACAGCGAGACCTACGCGACTGCCTACCATCGCCCTATTGGCAGTGCCCCGACCGATTTCACGGTTGGCGTGCGCTACCTCGACGCGTTGGCCCGGCGCGGCGGCGCGTGGTTGATCACGCGGCGCGTCGTAGAGATGGAGTGGCAGCGCCATGCGCCGGTCAACACGGTCAGCGAGCAACACAGTGAAACATTTTCTTGA
- a CDS encoding MFS transporter, protein MHNAASPSPTPTAAVTIRAAPRLFTLPLLLCALGNFLQGLAFNLYLHLPGFLKQLGAGEVRIGVIFGVTAAMAIVVRPWLGRAMDERGRRTMILAGGVLNVAVCLLYLTVHSLGVWVYVVRLGHGIAEATLFAAFFTLAADLVPAARRTEGIALFGVSGMLPISLGGLLGDVILAHADYSALFAAAAVLAAASLLVSLPLRDQTLPPDELPSRGFFAAVVQGNLLPVWFLGTVFATAISSYFTFVKTFVMTAGIGTVGGFFTAYALSATVLRLFFAWLPERIGAKRALLAALGALTLGLVLLAHAQHAGEILVAGSLCGLGHGFVFPILSSLAVARARPAERGAALSVFTALFDAGALIGAPAMGAIINLSSYATMFASAAALVVLGTLAFVVWDRGSG, encoded by the coding sequence GTGCACAACGCCGCGAGTCCGAGCCCAACGCCCACCGCTGCAGTGACGATCCGCGCAGCGCCGCGGCTGTTTACACTGCCGCTGCTACTGTGCGCGCTCGGCAACTTCCTGCAAGGCCTGGCGTTCAACCTCTACCTGCACCTGCCGGGTTTCTTGAAGCAACTCGGCGCCGGTGAAGTGCGGATCGGCGTGATCTTCGGTGTGACGGCGGCGATGGCGATCGTGGTTCGACCGTGGCTCGGGCGCGCGATGGATGAACGCGGGCGGCGCACGATGATCCTGGCGGGCGGCGTGCTCAATGTCGCGGTCTGTTTGCTCTACCTCACGGTGCACAGCTTGGGTGTGTGGGTCTACGTGGTTCGGCTTGGCCACGGGATTGCCGAAGCCACGTTGTTCGCGGCGTTCTTCACGCTGGCGGCGGATCTTGTGCCGGCGGCGCGGCGCACTGAAGGCATCGCTCTGTTCGGCGTATCGGGGATGCTGCCGATTTCGCTGGGCGGTCTGCTCGGTGACGTGATCCTGGCGCATGCGGACTACTCGGCGTTGTTCGCGGCGGCCGCGGTACTCGCGGCCGCATCGTTGCTGGTCTCGCTGCCGTTGCGCGATCAGACTCTGCCGCCGGATGAATTGCCCAGTCGCGGCTTCTTCGCCGCGGTGGTGCAGGGCAACCTGTTGCCGGTGTGGTTTCTCGGTACGGTCTTCGCGACGGCAATCTCGTCGTACTTCACCTTCGTGAAGACCTTCGTGATGACGGCGGGCATCGGCACGGTCGGGGGGTTCTTTACCGCGTACGCGTTGAGCGCCACCGTGCTGCGGCTATTCTTCGCGTGGCTGCCGGAGCGCATCGGTGCGAAGCGCGCGTTGCTCGCAGCCCTGGGCGCGCTCACGCTTGGGTTGGTATTGCTCGCGCACGCGCAGCACGCCGGCGAGATTCTCGTTGCTGGCAGCCTGTGCGGGCTTGGACATGGCTTCGTGTTCCCGATCTTGTCGTCGTTGGCGGTGGCGCGCGCGCGCCCGGCCGAGCGCGGCGCGGCGCTGTCGGTGTTTACCGCGTTGTTTGATGCGGGCGCGCTGATCGGTGCCCCGGCAATGGGCGCGATCATCAACCTGAGCAGCTACGCGACGATGTTCGCATCCGCCGCCGCGCTGGTGGTGCTCGGAACGCTGGCGTTCGTTGTGTGGGATCGCGGAAGCGGGTGA
- the rfbA gene encoding glucose-1-phosphate thymidylyltransferase RfbA, with the protein MKGIVLAGGSGTRLYPLTKAVSKQLIPIYDKPMVYYPLSTLMLAGIREILVITTPHEQEGFRRLLGNGAEWGLRIEYAAQARPDGIAQAFVIGREFIGSSSVALALGDNIFYGHGFPEFLRRAAERTDGATVFGYWVRDPERYGVVEFDAQGRAVGLEEKPKAPRSAYAVTGLYFYDNHVVEIASSLAPSARGELEITDVNIAYLKAGTLHVEKLGRGIAWLDTGTHEALLQASNFIQAIEERQGLKVACVEEIAYRMGYISAADVARIAKTMERTAYGQYLQLILEQES; encoded by the coding sequence ATGAAGGGCATTGTTCTCGCCGGAGGATCCGGCACTCGGCTGTACCCGCTGACCAAGGCGGTGAGCAAGCAACTCATTCCGATCTACGACAAGCCGATGGTGTACTACCCGCTCTCGACGCTGATGCTGGCGGGGATTCGCGAAATCTTGGTGATCACGACGCCGCACGAGCAAGAGGGATTCCGCCGACTGCTCGGCAACGGCGCTGAGTGGGGACTACGGATCGAATATGCCGCACAGGCGCGACCCGACGGCATCGCGCAGGCGTTTGTGATCGGCCGCGAGTTTATCGGGAGTTCGTCCGTAGCCCTCGCACTCGGCGACAACATTTTCTATGGCCACGGCTTTCCGGAGTTCCTGCGGCGCGCGGCCGAGCGCACCGACGGTGCGACCGTCTTCGGCTACTGGGTGCGCGACCCGGAACGCTACGGCGTGGTCGAGTTCGACGCTCAAGGCCGCGCCGTCGGCTTGGAAGAGAAGCCGAAGGCGCCACGTTCCGCGTATGCGGTGACGGGGCTGTACTTTTACGACAACCACGTCGTCGAGATCGCCAGCTCGTTGGCGCCATCAGCGCGCGGCGAGCTGGAGATCACCGACGTGAACATTGCTTACCTCAAGGCCGGCACACTGCACGTCGAAAAGCTCGGCCGCGGCATCGCCTGGCTCGACACGGGCACGCATGAAGCGTTGCTGCAGGCGTCGAACTTCATTCAAGCAATCGAGGAACGCCAAGGGCTGAAGGTCGCGTGCGTCGAGGAGATCGCGTACCGCATGGGCTACATCAGCGCCGCCGACGTCGCGCGCATCGCTAAGACCATGGAGCGCACGGCCTATGGTCAATACTTGCAGCTCATTCTCGAGCAGGAGAGCTGA
- a CDS encoding DUF1329 domain-containing protein: MARAPLRVLARGEHVELVGLEFESGYYKVRTARGEEGWAWARNLNLATGGTAGVGKTLKLLSSTNLRSSPSTQEAPVRLVQASEPLKLLEPAPQGGYYHVQTANGQQGWIWARSAVLVGPSTATAAPVAPVPAAPVLAAPAPVAPAPAAPAPAAQVAAAAPASEPPPAPRAPEPPKPAPPTARPAPPTAAPTAPVAAEPIEPAPAAAPAAAPAVATATAQPAPATPTTEPEVSAPAPVAPAAAPRARSGASGGLQVGDVLDKSSADLAKGMLPEELLRHYEQGEYVNRIVSYPLGGQIWEQSFVDATKHNAQTLTVNDRGTIVDRTTGQQPAYIYGIPFPDIDPKDPQAGVKIVWNQFLAVWYGGSAHTNTKLIMFNRKGVERELGAEGWFKFYDGEPTKYRTDNPQDLQSQTLALALSPSDLQGTAALGWRYRDPNKRDSQWAFIPALRRVRAVSPANRSDGYLGSDISADDGYFFDGKPEDFEWRVVEQREGLRIVDPDSAAHQVKPRQVASGGWEVLTNRQGYYGYQTDGWQGLPWAPTEAGLARRPIWIIEGKPRDKYYLYGRVVLWIDAETWDGSYHQKFAWSGEHVLTYHVIARINQATGPRPDDETVPASTQAWALAENFKMHRATLAGAKLTPKSPFDRRVPVDTALFDAGQLTRMGK, translated from the coding sequence ATGGCACGCGCACCGTTGCGTGTGCTCGCGCGCGGTGAGCATGTCGAACTCGTCGGGCTCGAATTTGAGAGCGGCTACTACAAAGTGCGCACGGCGCGCGGCGAGGAAGGCTGGGCATGGGCTCGCAACCTCAATCTCGCTACCGGCGGCACCGCCGGTGTGGGGAAGACGCTCAAGCTACTGTCGAGCACGAACCTACGATCGAGCCCGTCGACGCAAGAGGCGCCGGTGCGCTTGGTGCAAGCGTCCGAGCCACTCAAGCTGCTCGAACCCGCGCCGCAGGGCGGCTACTATCACGTGCAAACCGCAAACGGTCAGCAGGGCTGGATCTGGGCTCGCAGCGCAGTGCTCGTCGGCCCGAGTACCGCAACGGCCGCACCTGTGGCGCCTGTACCCGCCGCGCCTGTACTCGCAGCACCCGCACCTGTTGCACCCGCACCGGCGGCGCCGGCACCCGCGGCACAAGTAGCGGCCGCCGCGCCGGCGAGTGAACCGCCGCCGGCACCACGTGCGCCGGAGCCGCCTAAGCCTGCACCCCCGACCGCACGACCCGCTCCGCCGACCGCGGCACCAACAGCGCCAGTTGCGGCCGAACCAATCGAGCCAGCACCGGCCGCCGCTCCGGCGGCCGCGCCCGCCGTGGCGACGGCAACGGCGCAGCCAGCGCCAGCCACTCCCACGACGGAGCCCGAAGTCAGCGCTCCCGCTCCCGTCGCGCCCGCCGCCGCCCCACGCGCCCGAAGCGGCGCAAGCGGCGGCTTGCAGGTCGGCGACGTCCTCGACAAATCGAGCGCGGATCTCGCCAAGGGCATGCTACCGGAGGAACTCCTGCGTCACTACGAGCAGGGTGAATACGTTAACCGAATCGTATCGTATCCACTCGGAGGCCAGATCTGGGAACAGAGCTTTGTTGACGCTACGAAGCACAACGCGCAGACGCTGACCGTCAACGACCGCGGAACGATCGTCGACCGCACTACCGGGCAGCAACCGGCCTACATTTACGGTATCCCGTTTCCCGACATCGACCCCAAGGATCCGCAGGCGGGAGTCAAGATTGTCTGGAACCAGTTCCTCGCCGTTTGGTACGGCGGCAGCGCTCACACAAACACGAAGCTGATCATGTTTAATCGCAAGGGTGTTGAGCGTGAACTCGGCGCGGAAGGATGGTTCAAGTTCTACGATGGCGAACCCACCAAGTACCGCACTGACAACCCGCAGGATCTGCAGTCCCAGACTCTCGCCTTGGCATTGAGTCCGAGTGACCTGCAGGGCACCGCCGCGTTGGGGTGGCGTTACCGCGACCCCAACAAGCGCGACTCGCAGTGGGCGTTTATTCCGGCGTTGCGCCGCGTGCGCGCGGTCAGCCCGGCCAACCGCTCGGATGGTTATCTCGGGTCGGACATCTCCGCCGACGACGGCTATTTTTTTGATGGCAAGCCGGAGGACTTCGAATGGCGCGTGGTCGAACAGCGCGAAGGGCTGCGCATCGTCGACCCCGATTCAGCCGCGCATCAGGTCAAGCCGCGCCAGGTTGCGAGTGGCGGCTGGGAGGTTCTCACTAACCGCCAAGGGTACTACGGCTACCAGACCGACGGGTGGCAGGGCTTGCCCTGGGCACCAACTGAAGCCGGGCTCGCACGCCGACCGATCTGGATCATCGAGGGTAAGCCGCGCGACAAGTACTATCTGTATGGCCGTGTCGTGTTGTGGATCGACGCCGAAACCTGGGACGGGTCATATCACCAGAAGTTCGCGTGGTCGGGCGAGCACGTGTTGACGTATCACGTCATCGCACGCATCAACCAGGCGACCGGCCCCAGACCGGACGACGAAACCGTTCCGGCTTCGACACAGGCCTGGGCGTTGGCGGAGAACTTCAAGATGCACCGCGCCACGCTCGCTGGAGCGAAGTTGACTCCGAAGTCGCCGTTCGATCGCCGCGTCCCGGTCGACACCGCCTTATTCGACGCGGGACAACTAACGCGCATGGGCAAGTGA
- a CDS encoding nitrate- and nitrite sensing domain-containing protein: MTAACSPSGKNAASAEKERAGVAYLTRFVPLTQALQTHRSMAMGFVAGDTLVEFGPIEERIASGLTTFSRFDQQHNELEGVRERWTPLHKQIRDLMESWRERPRECFQEHTEVIAAALAFATYIGDTSTLHLDTNADVHALADAAITVIPDLSEAVGQVRDMVAAMTGGMGAVVREEEKTLLERQLKNIRKQLDAIKADYEQVYSVDEKMRSLLEPQREVVDQVMAPVLDRIEHQVIGMEYVTMPTDDWTPKATVAVEAIQALHDKSLAVLQARLSAHK; the protein is encoded by the coding sequence GTGACGGCCGCGTGTTCGCCGTCGGGAAAGAATGCGGCGAGTGCGGAGAAGGAGCGCGCGGGTGTCGCCTACCTCACGCGGTTCGTACCGTTGACCCAGGCATTGCAGACGCATCGGAGTATGGCGATGGGTTTCGTCGCCGGCGATACTTTGGTGGAATTTGGCCCGATCGAGGAGCGCATCGCCTCGGGGCTCACGACCTTTAGCCGCTTCGATCAACAGCACAACGAGCTGGAAGGGGTGCGCGAGCGCTGGACGCCGCTGCACAAACAGATTCGTGATTTGATGGAATCGTGGCGTGAGCGGCCGCGCGAATGCTTTCAGGAACACACCGAAGTGATCGCTGCGGCGTTGGCGTTTGCGACCTACATCGGGGACACTTCGACGCTGCACCTAGACACGAACGCGGATGTGCATGCGCTTGCCGATGCGGCGATCACCGTGATTCCGGACCTCAGCGAGGCCGTGGGGCAAGTCCGGGACATGGTCGCGGCAATGACTGGGGGGATGGGAGCCGTGGTGCGCGAGGAAGAGAAGACGCTGTTGGAGCGTCAGCTCAAGAACATCCGCAAACAGCTCGATGCCATCAAAGCCGACTACGAACAGGTGTACTCCGTCGATGAGAAGATGCGCTCGCTACTCGAGCCGCAGCGGGAAGTCGTGGATCAGGTCATGGCTCCGGTGCTCGACCGGATTGAGCATCAGGTGATCGGCATGGAGTACGTGACGATGCCGACGGACGACTGGACCCCCAAGGCCACTGTAGCCGTCGAAGCCATCCAAGCGCTCCACGATAAATCGCTGGCGGTGTTGCAAGCGCGACTGAGCGCGCACAAGTAG
- a CDS encoding DUF1329 domain-containing protein, which translates to MTRAPLRVLARGESVELVGLEFESGYYKVRTARGEQGWAWARNLTIATGGTASAGKTLKLLSSTNLRSSPSTQEAPVRLVQASEPVKLLEPAPQSGYYHVQTADGERGWIWARSAVLVGASTAVAALPAAPVAPAPAAQVAAAAPASEPPPAPRVAEPPMPAPPTARLAAPTTAPATPTTQPAVSAPAAPVPAPRAQKETTGSLQVGDVLNKSTAQLAKGMLPEELLRHYEQGEYENRIVPYPLGGQIWEQSFVDATKHNAQTLTVNDRGTIIDRTTGQQPPYVYGIPFPDIDANDPHAGVKVVWNQFFGVWYNGSVHQRTKMIMLSANRVERELAAEAWFKFYDGESAKYRTDNPQDLQSQFLAFALSPSDMQGTAALSWRYRDPNKRDSQWAFVPALRRVRAVSPANRSDGYLGSDIDADDGNFFDGKPEEFEWRVVDRREGLRVVDPAAAAHQIKPRPIAGGGWEVLTNRDGYYGYQTDGWTGLPWALPEGGLARRPLWVIEGKPHDKYYLYGRVVLWIDAETWDGSYHQKFSWNGEHVLTYQVLGHVNQTTGTAPNDEIIATATQAWVVAENFKMHRASMAGARLNSKAPYDRRIPVDTALFDAGQLTRMGK; encoded by the coding sequence ATGACGCGGGCACCGCTGCGGGTGCTCGCGCGCGGCGAGAGCGTTGAACTCGTCGGACTCGAATTTGAAAGCGGCTACTACAAAGTGCGCACGGCACGCGGCGAGCAAGGCTGGGCGTGGGCTCGCAACCTCACCATCGCCACCGGCGGCACGGCCAGTGCGGGGAAGACGCTCAAGCTGCTGTCGAGCACGAACCTGCGGTCGAGTCCATCGACCCAGGAGGCCCCGGTGCGTTTGGTGCAAGCGTCCGAGCCGGTGAAACTGCTCGAACCCGCGCCGCAGAGCGGCTACTACCATGTTCAAACTGCAGACGGTGAGCGGGGCTGGATCTGGGCCCGGAGCGCGGTGCTCGTCGGCGCAAGTACCGCCGTGGCCGCGCTACCTGCGGCGCCGGTCGCGCCGGCACCCGCCGCACAAGTCGCGGCCGCCGCACCGGCAAGTGAACCGCCGCCGGCACCACGCGTAGCGGAGCCGCCTATGCCTGCACCACCGACTGCACGCCTCGCTGCGCCAACCACGGCGCCCGCCACGCCGACAACGCAACCGGCCGTCAGCGCCCCCGCGGCACCCGTCCCCGCCCCACGCGCCCAAAAGGAGACCACAGGGAGTCTGCAAGTCGGCGACGTCTTGAACAAGTCGACCGCACAACTCGCCAAAGGAATGTTGCCGGAGGAACTCCTGCGTCACTACGAGCAGGGCGAGTACGAGAATCGAATTGTTCCGTATCCGTTGGGGGGTCAGATCTGGGAACAGAGTTTCGTCGACGCCACCAAGCACAACGCACAGACGCTGACGGTCAACGACCGCGGAACGATCATCGACCGCACCACCGGTCAGCAACCCCCATACGTCTACGGGATCCCCTTCCCCGACATCGACGCCAATGACCCGCACGCTGGCGTCAAGGTCGTGTGGAATCAGTTCTTCGGCGTCTGGTACAACGGCAGCGTTCACCAGAGAACGAAGATGATCATGCTGAGCGCCAATCGCGTCGAGCGAGAGCTTGCCGCAGAGGCGTGGTTCAAGTTTTACGACGGCGAGTCAGCGAAGTATCGCACGGACAACCCGCAAGATCTGCAGTCACAGTTCCTTGCGTTCGCGTTGAGTCCGAGCGACATGCAGGGAACCGCGGCGCTGTCATGGCGGTATCGCGACCCCAACAAGCGGGACTCGCAGTGGGCGTTCGTTCCCGCGCTGCGGCGCGTACGAGCTGTCAGCCCAGCGAATCGTTCGGACGGTTACCTCGGGTCGGACATCGACGCCGACGACGGCAACTTCTTCGACGGCAAACCGGAAGAGTTCGAATGGCGCGTCGTCGACCGGCGTGAAGGGTTGCGCGTGGTCGATCCGGCGGCTGCGGCACATCAAATCAAGCCGCGGCCAATTGCCGGCGGCGGTTGGGAGGTGCTTACAAATCGCGACGGATACTACGGCTACCAGACCGATGGTTGGACCGGCCTACCGTGGGCGCTGCCCGAAGGTGGCCTGGCGCGCCGGCCGCTTTGGGTCATCGAAGGCAAGCCACATGACAAGTACTACCTCTACGGTCGCGTGGTGCTGTGGATCGACGCCGAAACCTGGGACGGCTCGTACCACCAGAAGTTTAGCTGGAACGGCGAGCACGTGCTGACCTACCAGGTCCTCGGGCACGTCAACCAGACGACCGGCACCGCGCCCAACGACGAGATCATCGCAACCGCCACCCAGGCCTGGGTGGTGGCAGAGAACTTCAAGATGCATCGCGCCTCGATGGCCGGAGCCCGATTGAATTCGAAGGCCCCGTACGATCGACGCATCCCCGTCGACACGGCCCTGTTCGATGCGGGACAGCTGACGCGTATGGGCAAGTGA